The genomic interval CCAAGTGATTGACTTTCCACCAAGTTTTCGGACGGGCAACAGGTGGAAAACGCCCACCGGCACCGCGACACACGCTTAGGTTGCATAAATGTTAACGGGCGTCCAGCGCAAAAATGCAACAAATACGGGAATTTCCACGAATCAGCCACCTGAAGGCCATGCCAATACGCCATTCACGCTTTCGCCAGCGTCGAAACGACCGCTTGCACCGCACCGGCCACAGGATTAACTCGGAGGAAGTCTGGATTCGCCCACGCGGCGGGTGACCGATTCGCCGCCTGCGGGAACAATGCAGGAGGAGGCTGATGAAGTATCTTCACACCATGGTTCGTATCAGCGACATCGACGAATCGCTTGATTTTTACTGCAACAAGCTGGGGCTGCGCGAGTTGCGCCGACGGGACAGCGAAAAGGGCCGCTTCACGCTGATCTTCCTCGCGGCGCCCGGCGACGAGAACGCCCAGCTCGAACTGACCTATAACTGGGACCCGGAAGAATACGGCGAAGGCCGCAATTTCGGCCACCTCGCTTACCAGGTCGATAACATCTACCAGACGTGCCAGGAGCTGATGGACAAGGGCGTGACCATCAACCGGCCGCCGCGTGACGGCCGCATGGCATTCATCCGCTCGCCTGACAATATCTCCATCGAACTGCTGCAGAAGGGCGAGGCGCTGCCACCGCAGGAACCGTGGGCCTCCATGGAAAACACTGGCACCTGGTAACCCCATGGCCCGCAATGACTATTCCGGCTTCGCCAAGCTCCTGCACTGGCTGATTGCCCTCGTCATCGCCGGAATGGTGGGGCTGGGTGTCTACATGACGGACGTTCAGGGCGATTTCCAGTACAAGCTGTGGCTCTATCAGCTTCACAAATCATTCGGCGTCACGCTGTTCGCCCTGGTGCTCATCCGACTCGTCTGGCGCCAGATCTCCCCGCCCCCGGCAATGCCCGCCGATATGCCGGCCTGGGAGCGGCAGTCCGCGAAGGCTGCCCATGCGGCACTGTATGTTCTGATGCTGGCGATTCCCTTGAGCGGCTGGGCACGCGTCTCCGCTTCGCCGCTATCGGTTCCGACCGAGATATTCGGGCTGTTCACGTTGCCGCATATCCCGTGGCTGGCCAGCCTGCCGACAGAGACAAAAGAGGCCTGGGAGCCGGTCTTTCAGGGCACGCACGAGACGCTCGCCTGGACGCTGGTCGGGCTCGTATTGCTCCATGCGGCGGCGGCCCTGCGCCACGCATTCATTTTGAAGGATGATGTCATGCAGAGAATGTTGCCGCGCCGCGCTCGCCGGGTCGCGACAGGTATCCTGCTTGCTGGTCTGCTCGTGCCCCTGGGTGCGAATGAAGGGCACGCGGCGGAGTGGACGATTCTGCCCGAAAAAAGTGAGATCGGCTTTTCGGGCACCGCCGCGGGGACGACCATCAAGGGCGTGTTCGAGGACTTCACGGGCTCCGTGACGTTTGATCCGGCCGCGCCCGAACAGACCGAAGCGACGATCATCATCCAGCTCGACAGCGTGAAGACGGGCAACAGCGACGTCGACGGAACCCTGCCCGGCTCCGACTGGTTCAACACGAGCGAATATCCGCAGGCGACATTCACGGCCGACGGCGCGGAGAAGGCTCCGGGAGAAAACGCCTATCTCCTCAACGGAACGCTGGAGCTGAAGGGCAACAGCGGCGATGTTGCCGTGCCATTTACCGTCAGCATCTCGCAGGATACGGCATCGGCCCAGGGTGAGGTGACGATCAACCGGCTGGAATATGGGGTCGGGCCTGAGGGCCCGATTTCGGGGATCACCGTGACAGAAGAGGTAACGGTCAGTTTGGACCTGCAGGCGGAGAAAGCTCAATGACCGCCTACGCCCCGACCCAAGGACCCTGCCATGAGCTTTGAGGGCAAGGTTGCGATCATCAGCGGTGCGGCGCGCGGCATCGGCCGGGCTTGCGCCAATCGCCTCGGGCACGTCGGCGCAAAAGTTGTGATCGCCGACGTCAATGAAAAGCTGGGCGAGGAGGTCGCCGACGGCCTCGGGGGCGGCGGGCACGATGCGCGGTTCATCCTCTGCAACGTCGCCGAGCGGCTCGACGTGCGCAACCTTATCGCGGAGACGCTGAACGCCTATGGCCGCATCGACATCCTCGTGAACAATGCCGCCGTCATGGACAGCGCTCCGTTTCTCGAGTTGCGCGAGGAGGAGTTGGACCGCGTTTTCGCCACCAACGTCAAGGGGGCGTTCCTGCTCGGCCAGGCCGTTGCCCGCCAGATGGTCACCCAGGTGCAGGCGGGCGAGCGTCCGGGCAGCATCATAAACATGAGCTCGGTGAACGATCATTTCGCCTTGCCCGACCATGTCGCCTACACGATGTCCAAGGGCGCGCTGTCGCAGCTCACCAAGGCGATGTCGCTGGCGCTCGCCCCGCATGGCATCCGCGTGAACGCCGTCGCGCCGGGCAGCATCATGACCGAGATGCTCAAGCCCACCGCCGGCGATCCGGAATCCGCGCGCAGGGTGCTGTCGCGCACGCCTTTGGGCCGCTTCGGCCACCCGGAAGAGATCGCGCAGATCGTGCAGTTTCTCGCCAGCGATGCGTCCAGCTACATCACTGGCGAGACCATTTATGCCGATGGCGGGCGCCGGCCGCTGAACTTCACGGTCGAGGTCAAGAACCCACCACGTCAGCGCTGAGCGGCGGGGCGATCCGGTCCTCGATCAGGGCGCGGGCAGCAAGGGCGTGTTCGCCCCAGGGGGCAACCTTCGAGGCAACGAGATTGGCCTCGGATTTCAGGATCACGCCGTCTTCCAGGATTTTCAGGTGATTGGCCTTCAGCGTCGCCCCGGTGGAGGTGATGTCGACGATCATCTCGGCGGTGCCGGCAGCGGGCGCGCCCTCGGTCGCGCCGAGGCTCTCCACGATGCGGTAACCGCTTACACCCCAGCTTGCGAAGAAGCGGCGCGTCAGCACCGGAAACTTGGTCGCCACACGGAGCCGCCGACCATGCACACGGTAGAACAGCGCGGCCATGTCCTCCAGATCGCCCATGCCCTGCACGTCGATCCAGCAGGCCGGCGCCGCGACCACAACATCCGCGCGGCCGAAGCCGAGCCCACGTACCAGTTCGACCCGCTCGTCCCAGCGCGGAATCTCCTCGCGGACCAGATCCTCGCCCGTTATGCCGAGATGCGCGCGGCCCGAGCCGAGATAATGCGCGATCTCCGAGGCTGACAGAAACAGCACGGCGATGTCGTCGCGGCCTCCCACCGCACCGCGATAGCCGCGCTCATGCCCGACCCGGTGCAGCGGCAGCCCTGCCTCCGCGAAAATCTCCAGGCTGCGCTCCATCAGCCGGCCTTTCGACGGTACGGCGAGGATCAGCTTGTCGGCCGCCGCGGCCTCTTCGGCAATCGCAGTCATTCCAATGTCCCCTGCACGGCGGCAAGCAGGCGCTCGGTATGAATCGCCGAGCCGACGGCCGGCACGTTCTGGGCTGCGCCTATCTCGGCCAGCAGACCGTCATAGCGCCCGCCGCCCGCGATATGGCCGCCACGGCCCACGCCCGGAATCTCGATCTGGAAGACGAAGCCGCTATAATATTCGAAGTGGCGGCCGAAATCTGCGGAGAATACCGCCTGCCCCACATCGATGCCCGCCCGCTGCATCAGCTCGCAGCGTCGGCGGTAGGCATCGAGCGCGCCCTTCATCCGCAGTCCAGCCTGGGTCAGCAAATCCTCAATCCGCGCCAGCGCCGCCCGCGCCGGCCCCGACACGGCCAGGTACGCTTCGATGAGCCGGGCATGGTCGCGCGGCAGCGGCGCCTCGCGGAGATCCGCCGCGCGCTCCAGAAGCCGCTCCGTGATCTCGCCAAGCGTCCGCGTCCCGATCAGCGCGATGTCATGCTCGGCCAGGTAGTCGCCGACCATGTTCTCCGCCGCCTCGCGGTCCCTCGGGTCAAGCCGTCGCGCCAGCTCATCCTCCGGCCGCCGCGACGCCGCCCCACCCTCGCAGAGCTGCTGGAGGGTGGCGGGAAAAGCCTTTGGCCGCCAGAAGCTGTGGATGAGCCTCAGGCGCCAGCGTTCGGGCAGGCCCAGCGTGTCCAGCAGCGCGCTGAACAGGCCCAGATCACCGATATGCAGCCGGAAGTCTTCCAGGCCAGCACGTGTCACGCCGTCATGCACCAGCGCGAGCACCTCGACCTCGGCCTTCTCGCGGTCCCCAGCGCCGAAATACTCGATGCCGGCCTGGCGGAATTCGCGTGGCAAAAGCGCGTTATCCGCAGGCTGATGGCGGAAGGCCGGGCCGTTGTAGCAGTAGCGCGCGGGGATGTCGGCGCCGGGGTGCCGCTCCATGTAAAGCCGCGCGACCGGGATGGTCAGGTCCGGGCGCAGGCAAAGCTCGGTCCCGTCGGCGTCGGTGAAGAGATAGGTGCGGCTCCGGATCGCCTCACCCACGCGGTCGAGAAAGATCGAAGCCGGCTGAATGATGGCTGGGGCGACACGCTCATAGCCGGACGCCTGAAACAGCTCCACAAGCTGATTGGCCTGGCGCTCGAGCGCGTCGAAGGCGCGGGCGGTTTCGGCGACCATCAGCGATACCTCGCCAGCACGCTCTGGACCGCCTCGATCATCTCGTCTTCCGGCACGCTGAACTGCGCCGGGCGGCCTTCGCGCCAGCTCACATTGTCCTCGATCTGCTCCGAAAGTTTCGCGCCCTCGATCAGGTCCTTGATCTGAACTTCGCCGCGCGCGCGCTCATCCTCGCCCTGAATGACGACGCAGGGCGCGGCGCGCTTGTCGGCATATTTCATCTGCGCCTTCATGCCGGCAGTGCCGACATACATCTCCGTGCGGATGCCGGCAGCGCGGAGCGATTGGGTCATACGGGCGTAGTCGGCGGTGCGGTCGTGGTCCATGACCAGCACGACAACCGGGCCGTGTTTCGCACCCGTCTCGATCTTGCCCAGCGCCTTGAGCGCGGCGTAGAGGCGCGAAACGCCGATGGAAAAGCCGGTCGCAGGGACTTCCGCGCCTTTGAAGCGCGAGACAAGGCCGTCATAGCGCCCGCCGCCGCCCACCGAGCCGAAGCGCACGGGCCGGCCGTCCTCATCCTCAACCTGGAATGTCAGCTCCGCCTCGAAGACGAGCCCTGTATAGTATTCCAATCCGCGCACCACCGACGGATCGAAGCGAATGCGGTCGGTACCGAAACCACAGCCCGCGACGAGTTGACGGATCCGGTCGATCTTTTCGATGCCTTCCAGAAACTCCGGCGTGTCCAGTCCCGGCCATTCGCGCTCCATCAGCGAGACCTGGTGCTTGACGAGCACGTCCCCCTCCGCCGCTTCCGTCTCGGCGGGAATGTCGGTGGTCATGAAATCCAGCAACAAGTTTGCGGAACGCTCCGGCAACTCGGCCCCGGGCGTGAAATCGCCGCTTTCATCCTTGCGGCCCGATCCGAGAAGCTGGCGCACGCCCTCAATCCCAAGTCGGTCGTACTTGTCGATGGCGCGCAATACGGTCAGCCGCTTCTCAGGCGGGATGTCCGCCGCGTCCATGACGCCGTCGAGTACCTTGCGGCTGTTCACGCGGATCACGTAATCGCCGCGCTTGATGCCAAGCGCCTCCATGGCGTCGGCCGCGAGCATGCACATCTCCGCATCCGCCGCGACGTTGTCCGTCCCGACCGTATCGGCGTCGAACTGCATGAACTGGCGGAAGCGCCCCGGCCCCGGCTTCTCGTTGCGCCAGACCGGCCCGAGCTGATACCGCCGGAACGGCTTGGGCAGCGCGTCGTAATTCTGCGCGACATAGCGCGCCAGCGGCGCCGTCAGGTCATAGCGCAGGCTGAGCCACTGCTCGTCTTCATCCTGAAACGAGAACACGCCCTCGTTCGGCCGGTCCTGATCCGGCAGGAACTTGCCCAGCGCGTCTGTGTATTCAAAGGCCGGCGTGTCCAGCGGCTCGAAGCCATAGCGCTCGTAAACGGCGCGGATTTTCTCCGTCATTTCTGCGACGGCGCGCAGCTCCGCAGCCTCGACATCCCGCATACCCTTCGGCAGGCGGGCCTTCGGGCGCAGCGCCTTCTTGGTCTTTTTGCTCATCCCTGAAGAACGAAAATATGGCCTCTGTTGCGCTCCTTCTAGCCCATCAGTGCCCAGGCGGCAACACGCGCAGGCAGCAGAAACAAAAAGCGCCGTGGAAGGCAGCGGCCCTCCCGGCGCTCGGTCTGCGCTTTGCCTCTCAGCGCGATTTTACGGTCTGCGTGACATCCGCATTAAGCCGCCGAGTTCTGGCTCATTCGCAGGCGCTCCATCTGGTCCTTGATACGCAGCTTTTCGCGCTTGAGCGCCGCGACCTTCAAATCGTCATGAGCGGCGTGCGCCAGTTCGGCTGCGATCTGTTTCTCGAGCTCGCGATGCTTGCTCGCCAGACCTTCCAGATGCGCTTCCAGAGCCATACCAGCCTCCATGGTTGCATTGCGAAATATTTCGCGAAACGTGCTGAGTATGACAGATAAATGACACGGTGTCCAACGCATGCGCGTCCGGATGGCATTGAATGCAACTTCAGGTTGATAGAGCGTTGCGCCTTGTTTGAGCGTGCCCGATCAACGCAGTGAAGGGAGACAGCGGGGGGAACCGCTGCCTCCCCGGTCCTATCGAGAGGGATGCTCGATAGCCACCAATGAAAAATGCGCTTCGCGCGTTTCCGTCAAGCAACTCACAAGGGCATCGCCGCCGCGCCGGCTTGCCTTCACGCGCTTGAATGGCGATACTTGCGGCGTTCCGGCGGCGGCGTGAGCGAGAGTAACGATGCACGGCAGCAAGGAGGAGCCTGATCTGCGGCAGCGCCTGAGTGAGCTGCAGCGTGAACATCGCCAGCTCGATGCCCGGATTGCCGAGATGGAAAACGCCGCAGCCGTCAATCAGATCGAAATAACGCGGATGAAGAAGCGCAAGCTCTGGCTCAAGGATGAGATCGCACGGATCGAGGACCAGATTTTTCCCGACATCATTGCCTGAAGACGTGTTTGCGGAACCTGTGGAAACTTCGGCCGCGTCTTGCACGCCGGGCTACCGGTCCTATACTTCCGCCTTTTCAATCCGGTTTGGGCCAGTCAACCGCCGCACCGCGAACTGGACGAGGACGTGAGCCAAGCTATCGTCGGCATAATCATGGGCAGCCAGTCGGATTGGGCCACCATGCGCGCGGCCGCCAATCTGCTGGACCAGTTCGCTGTTCCCTATGAGACCCGCATCGTGTCGGCCCATCGCACGCCGAACCGGCTTTATGATTATGCCCAGTCCGCTCGTGATCGTGGGCTGAAGGTTATCATCGCGGGTGCCGGCGGCGCAGCCCATCTGCCGGGTATGACGGCGGCCATGACGCCTCTCCCTGTGCTCGGCGTGCCCGTGAAAAGCGCGGCGCTGTCCGGGCAGGACAGCCTGCTTTCGATCGTGCAGATGCCCGCAGGCGTTGCGGTGGGAACGCTGGCGATCGGTGAGGCCGGCGCGACCAATGCCGGCCTGCTCGCCGTGCAGATCCTGGCAGTGGAGGATGGGGAACTAGCCGCAAAGCTGGACGAATGGCGCGCCCAGCGCAGCGCCGATGTCGCGCAAACACCGACGGACGATGACTGAAGCGCTCCAACCCGGCAGTGTGATCGGCATTCTTGGCGGGGGCCAGCTTGGCAAGATGCTGGCGCAAGCCGCGGCGAAGCTGGGCTTCCGCGCGCATGTGTTCGCGCCGGACGACGACGCGCCAGCCGCGCATGTCGCCGCGCATTACGTCAAGGCGGCTTACGAAGATGCCGAGGCGCTGACCGCGTTCGCGCGCGGGGTGGACGTGCTTACCTACGAATTCGAGAGCATCCCGGCCGACAGCCTCGCGGTGGTCGAGGACATCGTGCCACTGCGCCCCAATCGCCGGGCGCTCGCCGCCACGCAGGACCGCCTTCATGAGCGGGAATTGCTGGCCGCGGTTTACGCGCCCGTGCCGGATTGGGCGCGTGTCGACGGCGAAGCGCAGATCGAGGCAGCGTTTGATGCGCTTGGCGGGCCGGCAGGGCCGCAGGGGCTGTTCCTGAAAACTCGCCGGCAGGGCTACGACGGCAAAGGCCAGTTCCGCATATACAGCCGCGACGACCTGAACGAAGCGCGGCGCTGGCTTGGGGGACGCCCCGCGATCCTCGAACAGGGCATCGCCTTCGATTTCGAGTTTTCGGTCATCGCGGTGCGTGGCTTCGACGGCCCATGCGTCTTCTATGATCCGCCGCGCAACCAGCACGCCGAAGGGCGGCTGGCAGTGAGCCGCGTTCCCGCAGGGCTGAGCGACGCGGAGATCAAAACCGCGCGCGGCATCGTCGAATCGCTTTTGAGCGAGCTGGGCTATTACGGCGTGCTTGCCGTCGAGTTCTTCGCGGACCGCAGCGAAGGCCGCGTGCTCGTCAACGAGATGGCCCCGCGTGTCCATAACACCGGCCACTGGACGATCGAAGCCTGCGCCATCAGCCAGTTCGAGAACCATATCCGCGCCATCGCCGGCTGGCCGCTCGGGGCGACCGCGCGCCATAGCGATGCAGAGATGGTCAACATCATCGGGCCTGACATTCACGAGTGGGCGGCGCTTGTCGGTTACAACCCGGACCGCTCGCTGCATATTTATGGCAAGGCCCACGCCGCACCCGGCCGCAAGATGGGCCATTACGTCGATCTGCTGCCGCGCTCGCAGGAAACCTGATACCTGCGCGTCGGCAGAATTTCAGATGCAACCGCTGTTGCAGATAGACGCGGGACCATCTGCTTGCTATATAAGAAATAGCGTGCCGACTTTCGTCGGCGCGACGAATTTGTGTTTTCTGTCGAGCGAAGGGAAAGGAGGACACGTGCAAGTACAAGTCCGTGACAACAATGTCGATCAGGCACTCCGTGCTCTCAAGAAGAAGATGCAGCGCGAAGGCATCTTCCGTGAAATGAAGCTTCGCAACGCTTATGAAAAGCCCTCGGTGCGCCGCGCCCGCGAGAAAGCCGAAGCCATCCGCCGGGCCCGCAAACTGGCGCGCAAGCGTGCCCAGCGTGAGGGTCTGCTGCCTTCCAAGCGCAAGGGCCGCTAAACACACGCGCCCGCACCCTGGCTTTGTTTTGAGCAGCAAAAATCTCGGCAAACCGCGATCCGCGCCCCAGTACGGTTTGCCCTGCGCGAACGTAATTCAGCCCAAATCGCGTTCTAATCAGGACCAGGATGGTGAGCGGGGCCTGAGGCCTCGCAGGACTGTTGGCAAGGCGGGGCTTCTGGCTACATGCACGCAGCCGAGGGCAGAATGAGACTGGGCATCGCCGGCACGCTTGCGGCGAGCTTGGTGCTCGCGGGGTGTCAGACCAGCAATGTCGCCTCTCAACTCTCGCCCCGCGACCGGCAGGCCTACCAAGATCAGCAGCGGAATATCGCCTCGCTGACCAGAGTCGTGGAGGAAAACCCGCGCGACCCGGAAGCACTGAACATCCGGGGCACAGCCTACGGCCAGGTCGGCGAATACGAAAAGGCGATCGCCGACTTCACCGCTGCGATCCGTCTTGAGCCGCGTTTCCATCAGGCCTATGCGAACCGGGCTCTCGTCTATGCCAAGATGGGCAAGCTGCGGGAGGCCCTGTCCGACTACGACCAGGCGATCTCCATAGAACCGGAATACGCCATCGCCTACAGCGGGCGTGCCCAGGTATTCCGCAAGGCGGAGAAGTATGAAGCGGCGCTTGCCGATTATAGCCGTGCGCTTGAACTCGCTGGCAGCGACCCGGCAATGCATTTCAACCGCGGGCTGGTCTATCAGAAGCTGGCGCAACACCAGAACGCGATCGCGGACTTTGACGAGGCCATCAGCTTCAAGCCGGACGAAATCGAGCCCTATTACGCGCGCGGCGTGAGCCAATTGGCGCTGTCGAATTACGCCGATGCCTACAAGGATCTGTACAAGGCCGCTGTTGCCCGAAAAGACTCGGTGAAGGCCTGGACGCTGGCTGGCAGGGCCGCCGAAGGCGCGGGGGACAAGAAGCGCGCCGCGTCCGCCTACCGACGCGCGCTGCGACTGAAGTCGGATTACAAACCGGCTTACGACGGCCTGCAGCGGGTGCGCTCCGAAGAAGCCTGAATCACAGCGCTTTAACGCCCCTGCTTTTAACCTGATTTGCCTGTGGGCTTCCGACGGCTCGCGCTTCCCTTGGCCGCCGACGCGCTGTCTGCGCTCGCCGTCTTGGTCGGCGGTGCGCTTTCCGTCGACTTCGCAGGCGCCTTGCGCGTGGTACGCTTGGGCGCGGCCGATGCGCTCTCGGCAAGCTGAATGCGGTCCTCGCCATCGGCGCTGATAATGACATGCCGATGCGGGTAAGGAATGGTGATCCGCGCCTCATCAAGCGCATACTTGATCGCCCGCGTCATGTCGAAGTGCACCGGCCAGAACTCATCGTTCCGCGTCCAGGCGCGGATCTGCAAGTTGACCGAGCTGTCGCCGTAGCTTGAGACCAGAACCTGCGGCGGGTCCGGCTCCTGCAGGATCCGCTCGTCCGCATTGACCATCTCCCTGAGGACTTCGCTGGCCCGGTCGATGTCATCGTCATAGGAAATCCCGGCATCCAGGACGAGCCGCCGATGCGGGTTGCGGCTGTAGTTGACGATGGTATCGGCCCAGATCTTCGAGTTGGGAACGGCGATGAACATCCCCTCGAAGTCCTTGAGCTTGGTCATGAAGAGGCCGATCTCCTCACACGCGCCGCTCTTGCCCGCCGCATCGATCCAGTCACCGACCTGAAACGGGCGCAGGATCAGCAGCATCAACCCCGCAGCGACATTTTGGAGCGTGCCCTGCAGCGCAAGTCCGATCGCCAGGCCCGCCGCACCAATCACAGCGATGAGGCTGGCCGTCTGCACGCCGAATTGCGCAAGCACCAGCACCGCCGTAAAGGCCAGGATAGTATAGCGCAGGGCCTGCCCCAGCACGGGGATCAGCGTGGCATCGAACTTCTTGGCCTCGCGCAGCCGGCTTTCCAGCGCGCGCGACGCCCAGCCGGCCACGATGTACCCGGCGATCAGGATGATGATCGCGGAGATCAAGCTGATCCCGAAGGCCGTACCCTGCTGGATCAACTCGCTGGCCAGCGCGGAGAGCTGGTTCGCATCGGTCAGCGTTTCCACGGCGCGCCCTTTCGTGCTGTCGATGTCGGTCGGCGGCGCCGGGTGAGCGCTAGAGCGCCTTGGCGATCTCTTCGGTCATCTTCTTGGCGTCGCCCAGCACCATCAACGTATTGTCGCGATAGAACAGCGGGTTGTCGATACCTGCATAGCCAGAGGCGAGCGAACGCTTGTTGAAAATGACCGTATTCGCCTTCCACACTTGCAATACCGGCATGCCGTAAATTGGCGATGAAGGATCGTCTTCGGCAGCCGGGTTGGTCACGTCGTTTGCGCCGATGACATAGACAACGTCAGCTTGCGAGAACTCGTTATTAATGTCCTCAAGCTCGAAAACCTCGTCATACGGTACATTCGCCTCGGCCAGCAGCACGTTCATGTGCCCAGGCATCCGGCCGGCGACCGGGTGAATGGCGTAGGCGACGTCGACCCCTTCTGCCTTGAGCGAGTCGGCCAGTTCGCGTAACGCGTGCTGCGCCTGAGCCACGGCCATGCCGTAGCCGGGCACGATAATGACTTTCGCCGCGTTCTTCATCAAGAAGGCCGCATCCTCGGCCGAGCCGCGCTTGATGGTCCGTTCCACGCCCTCCTCCGCCGCGGCCGCCGCCTCGCCCCCGAAGCCGCCCAGGATAACCGAGATGAAGGAGCGGTTCATGCCCTTGCACATGATGTAGGACAGGATCGCGCCGGAAGAACCGACAAGCGCGCCCGTGATGATCAGCGCGACATTGCTGAGCGTGAAGCCAATCCCCGCGGCCGCCCAGCCGGAATACGAGTTCAGCATCGACACCACCACGGGCATGTCCGCGCCGCCGATCGGAATGATGAGCAGCACGCCAATCGCGAAGGCGAGCAGCGTCAGGGCCCAGAACGCCAGATGCGACTCTGACACGGAAAACGCGATGATCAGCAGAACGATGATTGCGCCGATCGCGATATTGACCAGGTGCCGGGCCGGCAGAAGGATCGGCGCTCCGGACATGCGCCCATCAAGCTTGAGAAAGGCAATGACCGAGCCCGTGAAGGTGATGGCGCCGATCGCCGCGCCGATCGACATTTCGATCAGCGAGACGGTGAAGATGTTCCCCGGCGTGCCAATGCCGAAGGCTTCCGGCGCGTTCAGCGCGGCCGCCGCCACGAACACGGCCGCCAGACCAACGAGGCTGTGAAACGCCGCCACGAGCTGCGGCATCGCCGTCATCGGGATACGACTGGCGATATAGGCGCCGATGGCGCCCCCGACGCCAATCCCCAGAATGATCAGCAGGAATTTCGCGGCATCCGGAACCGCCACGGCCAGCGTCGTGAGCACGGCGATCGTCATGCCGGCCATGCCCATGTAATTGCCGCGCCGCGACGTCTCCGGGTGCGACAGCCCCCGCAGCGTCAGAATGAACAGAACGCCGGCGCCCAGATAGAGCAGCGCGACCAGATCAGCAGGCATGAGTGTTCCCCCCGCGCCGCGTTATTGCTTCTCTTTCTTCTTGTACATGCCCAGCATCCGCTGGGTGACGAGAAAGCCGCCGAAAATGTTGACCGACGCCATGACCAGCGCCAGGAAACCAAACACGGTTGCCCAGCCTGCGCCTTCGACCGCCGCCTCGACGCCGACGGACAGCAAGGCACCGACCACGATCACCGACGAGACCGCATTCGTCACCGACATGAGCGGCGTATGCAGCGCCGGCGTGACGCTCCAGACCACGTAGTAGCCAACGAAGATCGCCAGAACAAAGATAGCAAACAGATAGATGAACGGGTCGATCCCAGCACCCGCCCCGGCGGCCGCCTGCGCCGGCGTCGCCAAAAGCGCGAAGGCCGCGGCCAGGACCAGCGCGGCAGAAAGCCTCGGCATGATCTGCTTCATTCCTTCTCTCCCGTAAGGACCGGGTGGATCACTGCACCGTCCCGCGTCAGGGCCGTCCCCTGGATGATTTCGTCGTCCCAGTCGACCTTGATGGCGCCGGATTCGCTGTCGATCATCAGTTCGGTGAAAGCGTAGAGGTTGCGCGCGTACAGGCTGGAGGCATCGCCCGGCACCTTGCCCGGAATGTTCACGGGGCCCATGATGCGGATGCCCTCATGCACGATATCCTCGCCGGCCCGCGTCAGTTCGCAGTTGCCGCCGCGCTCGGCCGCCATATCGAGGATGATGGCGCCAGGCTTCATGGTCTTGACCATGTCCGCGGAAATCAGCCGAGGGGCCGGGCGGCCCGGGATCAGCGCCGTGGTGATGACGATGTCCTGCGACTTGATATGCTCGGCGATCAGTTCGTTCTGCTTGCGCTTGTATTCGTCGGACATTTCCTTGGCGTAGCCGCCGGCCGTCTCCGCCTCGCGGAATTCCTCGTCCTCCACGGCAATAAACTTCGCACCGAGCGACTTCACCTGCTCTTTCACCGCCGGGCGCACGTCCGTGGCGCTGACAACGCCGCCAAGACGGCGCGCCGTGGCGATCGCCTGCAGACCCGCGACGCCCGCGCCCATGACGAAGACCTTGGCCGGCGGCACGGTGCCGGCCGCCGTCATCATCATCGGCATGGCACGACCGAACGCAGCCGCAGCATCGACGACGGCCTTGTACCCGGCGAGGTTCG from Dichotomicrobium thermohalophilum carries:
- a CDS encoding proton-translocating transhydrogenase family protein, coding for MPRLSAALVLAAAFALLATPAQAAAGAGAGIDPFIYLFAIFVLAIFVGYYVVWSVTPALHTPLMSVTNAVSSVIVVGALLSVGVEAAVEGAGWATVFGFLALVMASVNIFGGFLVTQRMLGMYKKKEKQ
- a CDS encoding Re/Si-specific NAD(P)(+) transhydrogenase subunit alpha translates to MVRIAVPAEEEMEPRVALSPETAKKYVKLGCQVVIEKGAGARSYFPDHEYENAGAELADSAEAALEGADLVLKVGPPTDAQIKAMKNGAVVAAMLEPYGPRGTIDALAQQGVLAFAMELMPRVTRAQSMDVLSSQSNLAGYKAVVDAAAAFGRAMPMMMTAAGTVPPAKVFVMGAGVAGLQAIATARRLGGVVSATDVRPAVKEQVKSLGAKFIAVEDEEFREAETAGGYAKEMSDEYKRKQNELIAEHIKSQDIVITTALIPGRPAPRLISADMVKTMKPGAIILDMAAERGGNCELTRAGEDIVHEGIRIMGPVNIPGKVPGDASSLYARNLYAFTELMIDSESGAIKVDWDDEIIQGTALTRDGAVIHPVLTGEKE